One genomic window of Methanosarcina acetivorans C2A includes the following:
- a CDS encoding peptidase U32 family protein, translating into MHKSSEPELILGVRNLAGLEACSRYADAVYFSTDRLSLRAKAKEISLENLEDFVSEVRAKGLKAYLAVNSTVNEARLGEVEAVVAAAVRAGVDAVIAWDPAVILRARKAGLRVHISTQANVTNHETAEFYRSLGAERIVFSRELSLEEIRQIRQQTEVEIEAFVHGAMCMAVSGRCHLSAYVLGKSGNCGECTQPCRWEWELHGENGLVMESRGKYLLSAKDLCMIGYVPELIEAGINAFKVEGRLRDPGYLEVVSRCYREAIDACKAGSYTPEKVEVWRTELASVYNRGFSTGFYFGVPGLEVFSPEKGMNASEKKRRAAGIVENYYPRQQAAAIRLLEEGLTIGDEILIEGSTTYLKQQVRSIMKEGMSLQNTEKGDEVGLAVDGVVRKNDRIFII; encoded by the coding sequence ATGCATAAAAGTTCGGAACCGGAACTCATCCTTGGCGTCAGAAACCTTGCAGGGCTTGAGGCATGTTCCAGGTATGCTGATGCCGTCTATTTTTCAACGGACAGGCTCAGCCTGAGGGCAAAGGCAAAAGAGATTTCCCTTGAAAATCTGGAGGATTTTGTTTCTGAGGTCAGGGCAAAGGGGCTGAAAGCTTATCTGGCCGTAAACTCGACCGTGAACGAAGCCAGGCTTGGTGAAGTCGAAGCCGTGGTAGCTGCAGCGGTAAGAGCCGGAGTGGACGCAGTTATCGCCTGGGACCCAGCTGTTATCCTCAGGGCTCGTAAAGCCGGGCTCAGGGTCCATATCTCTACCCAGGCAAACGTTACGAACCACGAAACAGCTGAGTTTTACAGGAGCCTCGGGGCTGAAAGGATCGTTTTTTCGAGAGAACTTTCCCTTGAGGAGATCCGGCAAATCAGGCAGCAGACGGAGGTCGAAATCGAAGCTTTCGTTCACGGGGCTATGTGCATGGCGGTTTCGGGCAGGTGTCACCTTTCGGCATATGTCCTTGGAAAATCCGGAAACTGCGGGGAATGCACCCAGCCCTGCCGCTGGGAATGGGAGCTTCACGGGGAAAACGGGCTAGTTATGGAAAGCAGGGGAAAATACCTTCTCAGTGCAAAAGATTTATGTATGATAGGGTATGTGCCGGAACTGATTGAAGCCGGGATAAATGCGTTTAAGGTAGAGGGCAGGCTGCGTGATCCCGGATACCTGGAAGTGGTCTCTCGCTGCTACAGGGAAGCAATTGATGCCTGCAAAGCAGGAAGCTATACCCCTGAAAAAGTAGAGGTCTGGAGAACCGAATTGGCTTCGGTGTATAACAGGGGCTTTTCTACCGGGTTTTACTTCGGAGTTCCGGGCCTGGAAGTTTTTTCTCCCGAAAAGGGTATGAATGCCTCGGAAAAGAAACGCAGGGCTGCAGGGATTGTAGAGAATTATTATCCCAGACAGCAGGCTGCAGCAATAAGACTCCTTGAAGAAGGGCTTACGATAGGGGATGAGATCCTGATCGAAGGCAGTACTACCTATCTGAAGCAGCAGGTTCGCTCGATTATGAAAGAAGGCATGAGCCTGCAAAATACCGAAAAAGGGGACGAAGTTGGGCTTGCTGTTGATGGAGTAGTCAGAAAAAACGACCGAATCTTTATAATCTGA
- the mch gene encoding methenyltetrahydromethanopterin cyclohydrolase translates to MISVNEMGSYVIEEMLDWSEDLKTEVTKLNSGATIIDCGVKAEGGYEAGMYLARLCLGDLADLKYSTFDLNGIKWPAIQVATDNPLIACMASQYAGWRISVGDYFGMGSGPARALGLKPKELYEEIGYEDDFEVAVLVMESDKLPDEKVVEYIAKHCGVEPENVMIAVAPTASIAGSVQISARVVETGIHKFESIGFDINCIKSGYGIAPIAPVVGNDVQCMGSTNDCVIYCGETNYTVRFEGELAELEDFVKKVPSTTSNDFGKPFYQTFKAANFDFFKVDAGMFAPARVTVNDLKSTKTISSGGLYPEILLESFGIRNV, encoded by the coding sequence TTGATAAGCGTCAACGAAATGGGATCATACGTCATCGAAGAGATGCTCGACTGGAGTGAAGACCTGAAAACGGAAGTAACCAAGCTTAACAGCGGGGCCACAATCATTGACTGTGGAGTTAAAGCCGAAGGCGGATATGAAGCCGGAATGTACCTGGCAAGACTCTGCCTTGGTGATCTTGCTGACCTTAAATACAGCACCTTTGACCTCAACGGTATCAAATGGCCTGCCATCCAGGTGGCAACCGACAACCCGTTAATTGCCTGCATGGCTTCCCAGTACGCAGGCTGGAGGATCTCTGTAGGAGATTACTTTGGAATGGGTTCCGGCCCTGCCCGTGCCCTCGGTCTAAAACCCAAAGAGCTTTACGAAGAAATCGGGTATGAGGATGATTTCGAAGTTGCGGTCCTTGTAATGGAGTCCGACAAGCTTCCTGATGAGAAAGTGGTTGAGTACATTGCAAAGCACTGCGGCGTGGAGCCGGAAAACGTCATGATCGCCGTTGCCCCGACAGCTTCCATTGCAGGCTCGGTCCAGATCTCAGCCCGTGTTGTGGAAACCGGGATCCACAAGTTCGAATCCATTGGTTTTGATATCAACTGTATCAAGAGCGGGTACGGAATTGCCCCCATAGCCCCGGTTGTCGGAAACGATGTCCAGTGCATGGGCTCAACAAATGACTGTGTGATCTACTGCGGTGAGACCAACTACACAGTCCGCTTCGAAGGCGAGCTGGCCGAACTCGAAGACTTTGTAAAGAAAGTCCCATCAACCACCTCCAATGACTTCGGAAAGCCCTTCTACCAGACCTTCAAAGCCGCAAACTTCGACTTCTTCAAAGTTGACGCAGGTATGTTCGCTCCTGCCAGGGTCACTGTAAACGATCTCAAGAGCACAAAGACCATTTCAAGCGGCGGGCTCTATCCCGAAATCCTGCTTGAGTCCTTCGGAATCAGAAACGTTTAA
- a CDS encoding aldehyde ferredoxin oxidoreductase family protein — translation MPGGYNGKILDVNLDSGELKDLPLDEEMAKMYLGGKGLGLKLVYDEFRADMQPFDPDNLLVFATGPATGEKVPTSGRYHVVCSKSPQTGTVGSGNSGGKWGPYLKFTGYDAVVVRGISKEPVYLSIVEGKAELVPAPELWGMTVHAVTDELTGRTENPRKTSIACIGPGGENLLSFSCIMNDKYRTAGRTGLGAVMGSKKLKAIVVSGSQRVEPANPELLKERVAEAMKKIRENPVTAPDGGLHTYGTAVLVNLINESGAYPTRNFQEAYFPEADEQSGETLVKKYLTGRYGCWGCPIVCGRKSDVPDGPFSIRNTEGPEYETIFAFGSNCGITELDALIKANHLCDELGLDTISMGDTIACAMELVERGKIPEEKLQGMNLRFGDPSSMIEAIWRTAYRAGIGADLALGSKKLAEKYGAPELSIAVKGMELPAYDPRAIQGIGLNYATANRGGDHVYGYMISPEILELPEKLDPYAVEDKPRWTIILQDLTSAINSSVVCLFTSFALGLPEYAGMLAAITGFDLDADKLLKLGERVTNLERLMNNMYGFDRKEDVLPKRLTEEPVPAGPSKGQISHVPEMINEYYTIRGWVDGKPTKEKLDELEIA, via the coding sequence ATGCCTGGGGGCTATAACGGAAAAATTCTTGATGTTAATCTTGACAGCGGCGAGCTCAAAGACCTTCCGCTTGACGAAGAAATGGCAAAGATGTACCTCGGAGGCAAGGGGCTCGGCCTGAAACTTGTATATGATGAATTCAGAGCTGATATGCAGCCCTTTGACCCTGATAACCTGCTTGTGTTTGCAACCGGGCCGGCTACCGGGGAAAAGGTCCCCACAAGTGGGCGCTACCATGTTGTCTGCAGCAAATCACCCCAGACAGGAACAGTAGGGAGCGGGAACTCAGGAGGAAAATGGGGTCCTTACCTGAAGTTTACAGGATATGACGCAGTAGTTGTCCGGGGAATTTCGAAAGAGCCTGTCTACCTGAGCATTGTGGAAGGAAAAGCCGAGCTTGTGCCGGCTCCGGAACTCTGGGGCATGACAGTCCACGCAGTCACGGACGAACTTACCGGAAGAACAGAAAATCCTAGGAAGACCTCGATTGCATGCATTGGGCCCGGGGGAGAAAACCTGCTTTCATTTTCCTGTATCATGAACGACAAGTACCGGACTGCAGGGAGGACCGGGCTCGGGGCTGTCATGGGGAGTAAGAAGTTGAAGGCAATCGTGGTTTCCGGGAGCCAGAGGGTTGAACCTGCAAACCCCGAACTTCTGAAAGAGAGGGTTGCGGAAGCCATGAAAAAGATCAGGGAGAACCCGGTTACAGCTCCCGATGGAGGGCTTCACACCTACGGGACCGCGGTCCTTGTGAATCTCATCAATGAGAGTGGAGCCTACCCGACACGGAACTTCCAGGAAGCTTATTTCCCGGAAGCTGACGAACAGAGCGGAGAGACCCTTGTAAAAAAATACCTGACAGGGAGATACGGCTGCTGGGGCTGTCCGATTGTCTGCGGACGAAAGTCCGATGTGCCGGACGGACCTTTTAGTATCCGGAATACCGAGGGACCGGAGTATGAGACTATCTTTGCCTTCGGTTCCAATTGCGGCATAACAGAGCTGGACGCTCTTATTAAGGCAAACCACCTCTGCGATGAGCTGGGGCTTGATACGATTTCCATGGGCGATACAATTGCCTGTGCCATGGAACTCGTGGAGAGAGGAAAGATCCCGGAAGAGAAGCTCCAGGGCATGAACCTGCGCTTTGGAGACCCCAGCTCAATGATTGAAGCCATCTGGAGGACTGCCTACCGCGCAGGTATAGGGGCTGACCTTGCCCTGGGTTCGAAAAAGCTTGCAGAAAAATACGGGGCTCCGGAACTCTCCATTGCTGTCAAGGGTATGGAGCTTCCGGCCTATGACCCCAGAGCCATCCAGGGAATAGGCCTGAACTACGCAACTGCAAACCGCGGTGGAGACCACGTCTACGGCTACATGATCTCTCCCGAAATCCTGGAGCTGCCCGAAAAACTCGACCCCTATGCAGTCGAGGACAAGCCCAGGTGGACCATTATCCTGCAGGACCTGACATCAGCTATCAACTCCTCTGTTGTCTGCCTCTTTACCTCGTTTGCTCTCGGCCTGCCCGAGTATGCGGGGATGCTGGCAGCGATTACGGGTTTTGACCTTGACGCCGACAAACTCCTGAAACTCGGGGAAAGGGTCACAAATCTCGAACGCTTGATGAATAACATGTACGGGTTTGACCGGAAAGAGGACGTCCTTCCAAAGCGCCTTACCGAAGAGCCGGTCCCGGCAGGCCCCTCCAAAGGGCAGATCTCCCACGTCCCGGAAATGATCAATGAGTATTATACTATCCGGGGCTGGGTTGACGGAAAACCCACAAAAGAGAAGCTGGATGAACTTGAGATTGCCTGA
- a CDS encoding DUF432 domain-containing protein → MYGYYDPPFSVEQEGISISVEKTGDRWTYRRILGNDEVEKLILGDRKRIIINPVEPLNTPKEITPNLLIEFEKTLILAEGEKKQVFLTFPVEIGVFISDNGNKSPQLLDVFTLVKQKFTLYGEVSNGVVCKYWKSRLYSVSPLLNPLQEGVMELTLRNTSSEWASISKAVFSAYGMKLYYDGDVFMRARMDILNRNTAETGFEPQPINGELKGALVKDRKTRKEAFGVYGLQKLGFVPLKFYMGWGF, encoded by the coding sequence ATGTACGGCTACTACGATCCTCCATTTTCAGTAGAACAGGAAGGAATCTCGATCTCCGTAGAAAAAACCGGAGACCGATGGACATACAGAAGGATTTTGGGAAATGATGAAGTGGAAAAGCTCATCCTTGGGGATAGAAAGCGAATTATCATAAACCCTGTGGAACCTCTGAACACTCCGAAAGAAATTACTCCGAATCTACTGATAGAGTTTGAAAAAACCCTGATCCTTGCGGAAGGGGAGAAAAAACAGGTTTTTTTGACTTTTCCGGTAGAAATAGGCGTTTTTATCTCGGATAATGGGAATAAGAGCCCCCAGCTTCTGGATGTTTTTACCCTGGTGAAGCAGAAATTTACCCTTTACGGGGAGGTTTCGAATGGGGTTGTCTGCAAGTACTGGAAAAGCAGGTTATATTCAGTCTCTCCTTTACTCAATCCCCTGCAGGAAGGAGTTATGGAGCTTACTCTACGCAATACCTCCTCGGAATGGGCCTCAATATCAAAAGCTGTTTTCAGTGCCTACGGGATGAAGCTGTACTATGACGGGGACGTCTTCATGAGAGCCAGAATGGATATCCTCAACCGGAATACAGCTGAAACGGGTTTTGAGCCGCAGCCCATAAACGGGGAGCTGAAGGGTGCTCTTGTCAAAGACCGAAAAACCAGAAAAGAGGCTTTTGGGGTTTACGGGCTCCAGAAGCTTGGCTTTGTACCTCTTAAATTCTATATGGGGTGGGGCTTTTGA
- a CDS encoding mechanosensitive ion channel family protein: MGLLIFPDINFLDNDLYSTSEGPVTPADLITFVLIISFSVLLFRVLTIYLRRSLKDRISKDVGEPILKLIYYGSLVIVFIAALPLIGLNPSGLLLAGGITGIILGFASQNIVGNLVSGFFLMVERPIKIGDQVEINGTAGYVTDIRIISTLIRTYDGLLVRLPNQQVFTTNITNIVGHPVRRFEYTIGIRYSDDANAAIWLIKDLIDKEPFALQNPSPSVFVSDLGDSAVKIVVRIWAPVSEWFGLKTRLLWDIKCTLEENGIEVPFPQRVLHIKNNSGKKPQEFEGLKEGHFEGNEGVLNFEGRGVN, encoded by the coding sequence GTGGGGCTTTTGATCTTCCCTGATATTAATTTTCTTGACAATGACCTGTACTCAACTTCAGAGGGTCCGGTTACCCCGGCGGATCTGATAACGTTTGTTCTCATTATTTCTTTTTCAGTCCTCCTATTCAGAGTGCTAACAATTTACCTGCGCAGGTCTCTTAAAGACCGGATCAGTAAAGATGTGGGGGAACCGATCCTCAAACTCATTTATTATGGCTCTCTGGTTATCGTTTTCATTGCAGCGCTTCCCTTAATAGGACTTAATCCCTCAGGGCTTCTGCTGGCAGGAGGAATAACAGGTATTATCCTCGGTTTTGCAAGCCAGAACATTGTCGGAAACCTGGTTTCGGGCTTTTTCCTGATGGTTGAGAGGCCCATAAAAATAGGGGACCAGGTGGAAATCAACGGGACTGCCGGCTATGTCACCGATATCCGCATAATCTCCACCCTTATCCGCACCTACGACGGGCTTCTCGTCCGCCTGCCAAACCAGCAGGTCTTCACCACAAATATCACAAACATTGTAGGACACCCGGTCAGAAGGTTCGAATACACAATTGGGATCCGCTACAGTGACGATGCCAATGCCGCAATCTGGCTCATCAAGGACCTTATTGATAAGGAGCCTTTCGCCCTTCAAAACCCCTCACCCTCGGTTTTTGTAAGCGACCTGGGAGATAGTGCGGTGAAAATAGTTGTCAGGATCTGGGCTCCTGTGAGCGAATGGTTCGGGCTTAAAACCAGACTTCTCTGGGACATAAAATGTACTCTTGAAGAAAACGGCATAGAAGTTCCCTTTCCACAGCGGGTGCTCCATATTAAAAACAATTCGGGAAAAAAGCCCCAGGAATTTGAAGGTCTGAAAGAAGGCCATTTTGAAGGCAACGAAGGTGTGTTGAATTTTGAGGGAAGGGGAGTAAATTGA
- a CDS encoding PAS domain-containing protein — MDEKLRNSETHTIENKQAEENSTDVEYRRNLQTDSVDFMSPVIEKIAGYSAREMIEMGSISKSSDLIHPDDLSLVTTGFAHAIDIGFGTLEYRFKHKDGKYRCFADHFTIIKDQDGKPLFSEGIMRDITGIKKEE, encoded by the coding sequence ATGGACGAAAAGTTAAGGAATTCTGAAACTCATACAATTGAAAATAAGCAAGCAGAGGAAAACTCCACGGATGTGGAATACCGGCGGAACCTTCAGACCGATAGCGTTGATTTCATGAGCCCGGTGATAGAGAAGATTGCCGGTTACTCTGCCCGAGAGATGATCGAAATGGGCAGCATCAGTAAGTCTTCGGATCTCATTCATCCCGATGACCTCTCCCTCGTTACTACAGGGTTCGCCCATGCGATTGATATCGGCTTCGGAACCCTGGAATACCGGTTCAAGCATAAGGACGGGAAATACCGCTGTTTTGCCGACCACTTTACGATCATCAAGGATCAAGATGGCAAGCCCCTCTTCAGCGAAGGTATCATGCGTGATATTACCGGGATCAAAAAAGAAGAATAA
- a CDS encoding ubiquitin-like small modifier protein 1, producing the protein MKIHVKFLATIREITGKPEIELEILPGDTVGTALQALQARYGPEFKEATTGTTAGGIPKVRFLVNGRNTDFLDGFETELKAGDVMVFVPPVAGG; encoded by the coding sequence TTGAAAATCCACGTAAAGTTCCTTGCAACTATCCGTGAAATTACCGGCAAACCCGAAATAGAACTTGAGATCCTTCCCGGCGACACCGTCGGAACCGCCCTGCAGGCTCTTCAAGCCCGCTACGGGCCGGAGTTCAAAGAAGCCACAACAGGCACAACTGCAGGCGGGATTCCGAAAGTAAGGTTCCTTGTCAACGGAAGAAACACCGACTTCCTGGATGGGTTCGAGACCGAATTAAAAGCAGGGGACGTGATGGTCTTTGTCCCTCCAGTTGCCGGGGGATGA
- a CDS encoding right-handed parallel beta-helix repeat-containing protein: MIIKHNIRIFISISILFLTITAGIVSATDIYVYPEDSIQDAVKNAYSGDTIIVFPGTYAENIEVNKSVTIKSKSGNPSDTIIRAANPGNHIFHATASNVAILGFTITGAFEEPENRYFPDAGINVSTFNETTGKDEVVYSSEGQWALIPKNWAGIYVDNTDNTIINNNIFLGNNRGILLNSSSNNLLENNTAIDNDGAISIWDFSNFNIVRNNNISADEKYRMDKYGISLKESDGNEVYNNNLLRLGITLLQSDANKIVNNTINPGGIGITLIESDKNELSLNSISTSSTGIFLRENSSFNKLTDNTMFDNFMGIELQTYSNNNTISKNTLNNDEDIYYSDDSNNNNISKNNIDYGKYLKRTYNKYIKGVYGGYIVLKLTVFGMIYLFFFMFRK; this comes from the coding sequence ATGATAATTAAACATAACATACGAATTTTCATTAGTATATCTATTTTATTTCTGACTATAACTGCAGGCATTGTATCAGCTACTGATATCTATGTTTATCCGGAAGATTCGATTCAGGATGCTGTCAAAAATGCTTATTCTGGCGACACAATTATTGTGTTTCCGGGAACCTATGCAGAGAACATAGAAGTTAATAAGTCGGTCACTATAAAATCAAAATCCGGAAATCCCAGTGACACGATTATCAGAGCTGCAAATCCGGGTAATCACATATTTCATGCAACTGCAAGCAATGTTGCTATCCTGGGTTTTACCATAACAGGTGCTTTTGAAGAACCAGAGAATCGTTATTTTCCGGATGCCGGCATCAATGTCAGTACCTTCAATGAAACTACAGGCAAAGACGAAGTTGTCTATTCATCTGAAGGACAATGGGCTCTCATACCTAAAAACTGGGCAGGAATTTATGTTGATAATACTGATAACACCATAATCAACAACAATATTTTTTTGGGGAACAATCGAGGTATTTTGCTAAATTCATCAAGTAATAATTTATTAGAAAATAATACTGCAATTGATAATGACGGTGCAATTTCAATCTGGGATTTTAGTAATTTCAACATTGTCAGGAATAATAACATAAGTGCGGATGAAAAATATAGGATGGATAAATACGGAATCAGTTTGAAAGAATCCGATGGCAATGAAGTTTATAATAATAATCTATTGCGGCTTGGTATAACACTGCTTCAATCAGACGCTAACAAAATAGTCAATAATACAATAAATCCTGGGGGAATAGGAATTACCCTCATCGAATCCGACAAGAATGAACTTAGCCTAAACTCCATATCCACATCCAGTACCGGCATATTTTTACGGGAAAATTCCAGTTTCAATAAATTAACTGATAATACCATGTTTGACAACTTTATGGGGATCGAACTGCAAACATATAGCAACAACAACACAATTTCCAAAAACACATTAAATAATGATGAGGATATTTATTATTCGGATGACAGCAACAATAATAATATTTCCAAAAATAACATAGACTACGGTAAATATCTTAAAAGAACATATAATAAATATATTAAAGGAGTATACGGGGGATACATCGTATTAAAACTCACCGTCTTCGGCATGATTTATTTGTTCTTTTTTATGTTTCGAAAATGA
- a CDS encoding DUF2124 family protein — translation MPIINTSQGVGGILNSFKGLIDGVEKITFVGTPGFCTPFAELLGFVVRDKKLAFIPNLDFEKARSISMTPEGIQLGEPIDAHADTVVLLGGLAMPKIGVSPEKAKEITEKVLEGSAKRKIIGVCFQAMFTLQKWDEIINFDYIINADLAVEVLQP, via the coding sequence ATGCCGATAATAAACACCTCTCAGGGAGTAGGAGGCATCCTGAACAGCTTCAAGGGTCTCATAGACGGAGTAGAAAAAATTACATTTGTGGGAACTCCGGGGTTCTGCACCCCATTTGCAGAACTTCTGGGTTTTGTGGTCAGGGACAAAAAACTTGCTTTTATCCCCAACCTGGACTTTGAAAAAGCCAGGTCAATCTCCATGACCCCCGAGGGAATACAGCTTGGAGAACCCATAGACGCCCATGCTGACACTGTTGTCCTGCTCGGAGGGCTTGCGATGCCAAAGATCGGCGTCAGCCCGGAAAAAGCTAAAGAAATCACAGAAAAGGTTCTGGAAGGTTCGGCGAAAAGAAAAATCATCGGAGTCTGTTTCCAGGCAATGTTTACGCTGCAGAAATGGGACGAGATTATCAACTTTGATTATATAATTAATGCCGACCTGGCTGTTGAAGTGCTTCAACCCTGA
- a CDS encoding LL-diaminopimelate aminotransferase → MYSDRINALPPYLFAAIDEAKDEMIAKGVDVIDLGVGDPDLPTHPHIVEAMREAVCDPKTHQYPSYAGMPEFREAAAEWCKKYKGIELDPATEVLSLIGSKEAVAHIPLAFVNPGDVVLYTDPGYPVYKIGTLFAGGEPYSLPLKAENSFLPDLDSIPADILKRAKLFFFNYPNNPTSATADMKFFEKVVEFCKKNDIIAVHDNAYSQMVYDGYDAPSFLAAEGAMDIGIELYSHSKTYNMTGWRLGFAVGSKALIKGLGKVKSNVDSGVFDAIQIAGIAALSSSQACVDDTNKIYEERRNVLIEGLTAMGLEVKPPKATFYVWAPVPTGFTSIEFAKLLLEEAGIVATPGVGFGDAGEGYVRFALTKPVERIKEAVERMKKLQF, encoded by the coding sequence ATGTATTCTGACCGCATAAACGCATTACCACCATATCTTTTTGCAGCGATTGATGAAGCTAAGGACGAAATGATTGCAAAGGGGGTAGACGTGATCGACCTTGGAGTGGGAGACCCTGACCTTCCGACCCACCCGCACATTGTGGAGGCCATGCGCGAGGCTGTTTGCGACCCCAAGACTCACCAGTACCCTTCTTATGCCGGCATGCCGGAGTTTCGGGAGGCTGCGGCTGAATGGTGCAAAAAATATAAGGGAATTGAACTTGACCCTGCAACCGAAGTCCTTTCCCTGATAGGGTCAAAGGAAGCAGTTGCTCATATCCCGCTCGCCTTTGTCAACCCAGGAGACGTCGTGCTCTATACCGATCCCGGGTATCCTGTATATAAGATCGGTACTCTTTTTGCAGGAGGAGAGCCGTATTCACTGCCTCTGAAGGCTGAGAACAGCTTCCTGCCTGACCTGGACTCAATTCCGGCAGATATCCTGAAAAGGGCGAAGCTCTTCTTCTTCAATTACCCGAACAATCCAACATCGGCAACTGCGGACATGAAATTCTTTGAAAAGGTTGTTGAGTTCTGCAAGAAAAACGACATCATTGCGGTGCATGACAATGCCTACAGCCAGATGGTCTACGACGGGTACGATGCCCCTTCCTTCCTAGCAGCAGAAGGGGCAATGGACATAGGGATCGAGCTTTACTCCCACTCCAAGACCTACAACATGACCGGCTGGAGACTCGGGTTTGCCGTAGGAAGCAAAGCCCTAATAAAGGGGCTCGGGAAGGTTAAGTCCAACGTGGATTCCGGCGTTTTTGATGCAATCCAGATAGCAGGCATTGCAGCTCTTTCCTCTTCCCAGGCCTGCGTTGACGATACCAATAAAATCTATGAAGAAAGGCGCAACGTCCTGATTGAAGGGCTTACAGCCATGGGCCTTGAAGTAAAACCCCCAAAAGCAACCTTCTACGTCTGGGCTCCTGTCCCGACAGGTTTTACTTCAATAGAGTTTGCAAAACTCCTCCTGGAAGAAGCCGGAATCGTCGCAACTCCCGGAGTCGGCTTCGGAGACGCTGGCGAAGGTTACGTCAGGTTTGCCCTCACCAAGCCGGTCGAGAGGATCAAAGAAGCTGTAGAAAGGATGAAGAAACTGCAGTTCTAA
- a CDS encoding UPF0280 family protein, which produces MPEPTQKPAKEPVRAPIKEHFQLRETIVTIAADDPAHIEAAKEAIRVHRATLETYILADPYFQFTLEPYECPENAPEVVRRMVKAGNTMGIGPMSAVAGTISALAVEAMVKAGAKYAIVDNGGDIALINDRSVVVGIYAGQSPIKNLGLIFEPRDSITGVCTSAGTVGPSISFGMADAAAIFSDDVSLADAAATALGNEVGIGKEAVEVAFKVVKTVQGIKGALVIQGEYIGMWGKVPKITRAEVRHEYITKA; this is translated from the coding sequence ATGCCAGAACCCACGCAAAAACCCGCTAAAGAACCTGTAAGAGCCCCGATAAAAGAGCATTTCCAGTTAAGGGAAACCATTGTCACGATTGCGGCTGATGACCCTGCTCACATCGAAGCCGCAAAAGAAGCTATCAGGGTCCACAGGGCAACTCTTGAGACCTACATACTTGCAGACCCTTATTTTCAGTTCACCCTCGAACCTTACGAATGCCCGGAAAATGCTCCTGAAGTAGTCCGGAGGATGGTAAAAGCCGGAAACACTATGGGAATCGGGCCCATGAGTGCGGTTGCAGGCACAATTTCAGCCCTTGCTGTGGAAGCAATGGTAAAGGCCGGAGCAAAATATGCTATTGTTGATAACGGCGGGGATATTGCACTTATCAATGACCGTTCGGTTGTGGTCGGGATTTATGCGGGGCAGTCTCCTATAAAAAACCTGGGCTTAATTTTCGAGCCCAGGGACTCGATCACAGGAGTCTGTACCTCGGCAGGGACGGTGGGTCCTTCGATCAGTTTCGGGATGGCGGACGCAGCGGCAATTTTTTCGGATGATGTTTCTCTTGCGGATGCGGCTGCAACGGCACTGGGGAATGAGGTCGGGATAGGAAAGGAAGCTGTTGAGGTTGCATTCAAGGTTGTAAAAACCGTGCAGGGGATAAAAGGGGCACTTGTGATTCAGGGGGAGTACATAGGAATGTGGGGAAAAGTGCCGAAAATCACAAGAGCCGAGGTCAGGCATGAGTATATTACAAAAGCGTGA